TTGGAGATACTAGGTGGCTCTTTGCCTCACTGGGTCTCTCCATCCTCATCAGTCCCTCTTCATTTATGGGTCCTGGGAAGATATTCCTGAGGTACAGGATTATCAAGAAGTCACAGATGGCAGTGTGCAGCAGGCTTGGCCTCCCAGGAGAGATCTTTTGCGATCATGTGGGCACTGCTAGGCAGGAGCTGAACTTAATAAGAATAGCTCTGGCCATGGGGGAAGAGTATGGAGGACCTCACAGCCTCCCGTCCCCAAATTCCCATAAATTTGTGGCTAtgctgccctctggtggctgAACTCTGGTCTAGcaggacatggacatctttgcGTCTAACAATCCTATTAGAACTTCTGcacccctccctctctgtcttttttttttttttttttggtctatttagggctgcacccggggcacatggaggttcccaggctaggggtccgatcggagctgttgctgccggcctacgtcagagccgcagcaacgcaggatccgagccgcgtctgtgacctacaccacagtccaccacaacgcgggatccctaacccactgagcaaggccagggatcgaaccctcaacctcatggttcctagtcggattcgttaaccactgcacctctCTGTCCTCTTGCTGGACATTAGGACAGGCCTTGAAGCGACAGAGGAGCCTGAAGCATCCCCTTACTTTGATTTCTCTTCAAAAACCTGATcctggagttgccgttgtggcgcagtggttaacgaatccaactaggaactaggaggttgcgggtttggtccccggccttgctcagtgggttagggatccggcgttgccgtgagctgtggtgtaggtctcagacacggctcggatcctgcattgctgtggctctggcatagaccggtggctacagctccgattagacccctagcctgggaacctccatatgccgagggagcggccctagaaaaggcaaaaagacaaaaacaacaacaacacaacaaaaaaccTGACCCTAAGCCATGTTGGTTAAGATGAGGGCTGGCACAATCAAGCAAGGCAATGAAtttgactgtgtgaccttgggcaagttacataaCTTCTCTGGACCTCAATTTCCCCTTGTGTAAAGGGGAATCAATCACAGGATTATTGACAGAAATTGAGATCATGTACATAAACTATTTAACACTCCCTCGACCCACCAGTATAAAATgggcaatgaaaacaaaacaaaaacctaattgGCTTTCTTCTCATTTAGTTCTGTGGCTTTTTCTTACAGCCTATTTCATTATTCTGATTGAGGGAAGCCTGGGTGAGTCTTCCAGACCATCTTCCCCCACCTTCAACTTGGATCCCCCCCCCTTGCGTTCTTCCCTAATCCTCAAACCCAAAGAGTAGGGATTCCTTTTCCCTTCTTGGAGGTGTTGGGACCAGATCCGGTGGGGCTGGGTGATGGGCAGAGGAGTCAAGCCCTTTTTCCACCCCTTCCATCATCTCTTTCATTTAAGGGAGCCCCCCCAGACTAATTCCACAGTTGCTGGGGATCAGACTCCTAGCTCCCAGTGGAAAGATGCTGCAAGAAACCCAGGCATTTCCCACCCACCAAGTGGTCTGGTTCCAGGAAGCGTCTGGAAAAGAGTGGGGCTAGGAGAAATTCCAGCCGTGGTCAGTGGGGGCACCGGGCCGGGTTTATTGCACTTGCAACAGAGTTTAAATAAGTCCCCGGTGTCCGGAGCCGAGGTGAGGGGAGGgttgggcagggagaggaggggcagcGTCAGTGCAGCTGGCGGGCAGAACCCAAATCCTACAGGCCCGGGACGGCGGGCTCCCCCTTTCTCCGGGAGACTGGGAGGGCCTGCCTCTGGCCAGGGTTAAGGTTCCAGATCTGTTGCCATCACAGCCCCTTCAGGGTCCTGGGCAATTGCTGACTTCTCCTGAGTCAGAAGTGGATTGGGCCTCCAGGCCCAGGTGTGGAGCAGGCTCAGATGTAGTCCTGGTTCTGCCTACTTAGGTTACCAATGTCTGAGTCTGGGGCCCAGATCAACCCCAGGTTCGATCTGGCCCTTTTAGAGTTCCCCTTGGAGTGGTTCTGGGCCAGCGTCGAATCTGCTGTGGGATCTGTCCTGAGCTGGGCCTGGGGCACCATCCACGGTTAGTGTTCCTTGTTGGCCCACCAGGGTGGGGGCTGTCCAGAGCTGCCATGTCTCGCTCCCCAGGTCCCAGGTTCTTAGCTGGGGGCATCCTGCGGATCTCTGGCAAGACTGAGGACAGATCTTTGCAGGCTGGAGCTGGACGGGAAGTCCTGGTGGCACATGTGGGCCAGAGAACTGGGATTGGATCTCCCAGTTCTGGTTCCAAGTTGTTTTCTGGAAACTCTCCAAAATGCAAAGGCTGCAGGGAGGCTGGGGCCTCTGTCCCTGGATCTGAGTCCCCCATCCATGAGGAGGGCGTGTGTAAACGAGGGTCCTTCACAGTGCATGGGGGGAGGGGATCCCCAGCTCCTCACCTCCCGGCTCTGGCCCTTCAAGTATGTCTCCGGGCTGGGGAGAGGAGCTtctccctggccctcagcaccTTCAGGAAGcgcccagcctcctccctgtcAGTAGACTGAGGGTGGGGGGACTGGGCCTTCAGGATCGGGAGTCTGGGATCGGGAGGACTCAGGCATCAGAGGTGGCTGGAGGCTTGAGCTGAGCTTTTTCCATGGCGGTGCCGTATGGGAGGGAGCGTTTGAAGAATCCGAGCTaaggaggggaaaaggagggggagTTGAGATACTCTGGTTCCCACTTCTCCCCAGATCTTATCCCAAGAGGGGATGGAGGTGACTTCAGTGCTGCCAAGCTCTCCATCTTACAAAAGGGGCCCAAATTCAGCCTGCTAAAACCGCCTCTCCAACAGGCGGACTAGGCCAGGAGGGCTAAAGTTGGGGCTGCTTTGGTGCCATAAAAATGCCCCAGCTAAGCCAGGGATGGCAAACAGGCTTGCAGTCAAGTTTTAAGTCTCACTGCCTATTAGTGAAAAGGATTCTGAGGCTACTTCTAGGGTATGATCATGGGGTTCTGGAAGAAGTGACAGCACAAATGCCGTAGGCTGGCCACCTGTGAGTAACACTGAGTTTGAAAGTATGGGCAAACTTAGCAGCTTGAGTCAAGAGAACTCTTTCTAAGCCAGGGGCCGTAGAATGAAGGAAAATCCTAAAGGCAGTGTCAGGATGGGATGTGCGTGgccagggagaggtgggggcaTGTGGCTGGAGAACCGATCTGGAGGCAGATGTTTGGGACTGGGCTGGGTCAGGAGCAGAACCTGGTGAGAGAGTGGCCAAGTCGGGTGGGATGTAGCTGACCTTGTAGAGGATATAGATGAGCAGACCCAGGAGCAGGAGGCCCACGAGGATGGCTAGGATAATGATCCACAGCGGGACGCCGTGGCTGCCTTCTGCCTTGATCCACTGCACGGCTGTGGCCACCTGGGGAGCAAGCCAGGAGAGGTCACTGAAAAGCCATTAGTTCTTCCTGCCCTACTTGCCAGTGGACCTAGACCCACCTCTCCCCTGCCATCTTGGGCGAACAGAATTCTGAACTTCAAAATTCAAATTCCTAAAATGTCCCTTACTTTGGGGCCTCCACCCCTGCTAATCCCCTCTCCCCAGAGAACCTTCCTTTCCTGACTAGTTAGCCTGGTAGATCCGATTTATTCTTCAGGTCTCGTTTCAAcatctcttcctccaggaagcctttcctgactcTACACACTTGTGTTCAAGCGTCCCTATGATGTATTCCCATAAACACGTGGGCACTGGTCACACTAGGTTCTCCCTGCCCTGTCTATCTTGCTGATCATTGTATCCCAGGACCTagcatgtgcctggcacatagtagaagctcaataaatattcatgaccATAATTAGGCCGGCCCCTGTCACATCCCAGGCCTAGCACTCTACCTCCCTGGGCCCAGACCTCTGGCCCCAGACTCACCTGAAGTTCCTTTTGGGGAAGCTGCCGAGGCAGGATTCTGTAGGGCATCTTCAGGGCTTGGTACACAGCTTCACACTGCAGGCTAAATGGCTGGTGCTCCCGCTGTGGGTGGGAGAAAGTGTTATGGGCAGCCCCTCTTGCCATCCAGAGGATATAGGGCTCCCCATGGTCTGGCCCAGGTTATGATTTTTCCCTATTCTGGACTCATTCGCTCCTGAATCTCTCTCTATGCTTCTTATATGAGATGATAAATGTGTGACCGAATAGTTATAActgaataatttataataacagtatgctcaataaaaaaaaaaattttttttttgaatcattcATGTGGGTTAAGCACCCAGGACAATGCCTGGCCCAAAGGGTGCCCTTAATAAATGACTGCTCTTTACTGTTCCTACATCTGCTTGCCTCTCCACGACGGATTCATATTCCCCCTCGGTTTTTCTATCATTCTCTGCCCCCTGGTGTTGGTTTTCAACCCTCCCTACTCTGAATGGGCCAGGAAAAGGAAGCTGTCGGTCACCAGTATGGCCACTAGGTGGCGCCGAGAACACACAGCCCGGTCCAAAcaagggtgagggaggggaaCGGGACCGCCTGGGTCCCGGGTCAATAAAGGGAGTGTCCAGGGCCGTGGGGAAAGGGAAGGTCATTCCAGACAAGCCCGAAGGTCGGGGGTCAGGACTGAGGTGAGGCTCCCTCACCTGCAGGAAGGTCTTGGCCCAGACGCGGAAATGCAGTTGCAGGCTTCGGCTCTCTTGCCGATGGAGTGGCCCCAGCTCACAGCGCAGCCTGAAACATTCTGCCTCCGGGCATTTCTGGAAGAAAGCGCAGGCTTGAACCCGGTGCTCTGCCCTTCTGGTGGCTCTGAGGATCCACACAGGTACTGAACACTCGGGCCCAGGCCACATGCCAAGGACGACTTACCAGGATCTGAGGGCCCGAGGAGGCAGGGCTCCTGCTAGCAGCATCCCGTCTCTGCAGCCGGTGGTGCTGGGGACTCTCGGGATCCagctggaagaggaaagagatgttAGCAGCCTCTCCCACCTCATTACAGCGTCTAAGTCAGGCTGCAGCTGGGGGCCAGAGCAGCTTTGACCTGATCTTCCATCCGTGCAACTGACCACCTGCCATGGCGAGGCACCAAACTCAGCATTCAAACGGTGGAAACGAGTAGGACTAAGTCCCTGGAGCTTACAAGGAGGTGTCAAATAATTAGGGGCCCATCCCTGCCTTGGGGCCTTTgccctggctgttccctctgtctggaatgctctTCACAAACTGGTCTTTCATGCTTCAATTCACCTGTTCCCTCAAGAGATTTTCCCTGAAGACTCAACTTAGGCTCCTAGCTCCACCCCACCCCGGCAGGTTAGCCCTGTGCTTCTCAAAATttgttcctctctctttttaattttttttttcatctttttaggtccacacctgcggcatatggaggttcccaggccaggggtcagattggagctgcagctgctggcttacgccacagccacagaaatgccaggtccaaaccgcacctgcaacctacaccacagctcacggcaatgctggatccttaacccactgagcgaggccagaattCGAACCTGggacttcatggatactagtcagactcatttccattGAGCCGCAAACGGGAACACCTCgctctctttttaacttttattgtctAAGACCCTACACTAAAACATCAACTCTATGACAGTGGAGACCTTGTGAGTTTTGCTTGGTGCAATATTTCCTATGCCTACAACACTCATTTAATTTAAACGTCGTTGATGAGTAAATGAACATTACAAcgggccctggggccctggggccctggggaggggatCTGAAGGCTTTCTAGAGGAGGTGCCACTGAGCTGGGCCCTAGGAGTGTGCCAGGGCAAGAAGTAAGGGAAGGATACTTCGGGCAGAAAGACAGGGGTGCAGTGCATAAGTCTTTTTCCCTCCCAGGGCCTTAAGATATCCGAGGGCCTTCTGAACCCTTTCCAGGGGCCCAAGTCCTAGCTCAAGGCACATCCTTATTGGCTCTTCCAGACCCAGAGCAACCTTCCCAACCAACCCCCTCAGCCTTGGTCCCCTGACCCCCAGGCAGGTCTCCAGGCCCCTCACCTCCAGGCCCTGTGGGTTGAGGGGGTGACTCGTGGTGCAGTTGCTGAGTCCTGTGACCCTGGTCACATAGAGGAGCTGTCGACCTTCCAGAGCCTGGGGACAGCTGAGCTCCAGCACGCCCCGGCTAATGGAGCTGGGGCCCAGGTTGATGAGCTGAGGAGAGGCGAGTACAGTTATCGCGGGAAGGGAGGGCGTGATTCTGCCCTGCTGAGCCCCGGGTCCCATGGCCCACCCTTCCCGGCCTCGTGTTGCCATCTCAGGAGTGAGGGAGGAACTCACCGTGCAGGGATCCTCTCCAGCCAGCGCTCCGGGAGGCGGCTTCATCCTTTCCTTCTAAGCTCCTCGACTGGCCCGTCCCTCACACTGACCCTGCCCGGGCCTTTACCTCTCATTTCCCGctgcttcccctctcccctgcGGTGGTCGGTCGGAGGCCATCTGTCCCTCATACTAGCTCCTCCCTCCTGTCACTCATTCTggccccgccccccactcccGTTGGCACCCTGGCCCTGGCGCTTCCCGGCTCTGTCCTTCCTCACCTCGTAGACGTGGTGGACGGCAGGAcccacatcctcctcctcctgaggCGGGTCTCGGGGATGCCAGTCGCTCACGGGGAATATCACTGCTTCGGGCTTGGAGACCCTGAAGAGGAGGAGGGTTTAGAGGACAGAGCAGCCCATAGGCACCCTTTTCTAGAAATCTGCCTCCCCGCCCAGAGACGCCCCATTTTGCCTGGGCACTGACCCGTTTAGGGACACCTGGGCCTGAGCCTCCACCGAGAGCCGGAAGGAAACCACTTCGCTCTGCGAGTTGTTGAGATTCTTGCTGTGGGATGGAGGGGAGACTGAAGCGCCTTTGGGGCCCAGCCAGGAAGGAACCCGCTTGCACCagactcctcccccaccccacccctgccacgcAGCCACAGCCTGGCCCCACCACGCACTCCCTACCTGAGGATTTGGAAGTCAAACTGGATGGTTTTCTTCGTGTCCCTAAGGTGAGGGACTGTGAACCGAAGGCCACTCCAGAGCTggtgggacagggagggaggacaAGGGGGCCGTTAGACTGGGCATATGCCACCTCCCAATTGCAACCCTCCTTCCCGATGCCACAGCTCTGCTCTGGATGAGCCCGTCACTGTCCCGTCAGGTCCCCCCTCCTGTCCCAGACTTACACTGGCCCCCGCCTTCATGGGGTTGCCCAGGTCACACACCAGCAGGCGGCTCTGGTTCACAGCAAAGTAGTCACAGCTCAGGCTGGAGAAATTCTGGAGGTGAGGTGGGTGCAGGTAAGGCTTTGGTGTCCCGCTGGCAGGGTCTCCTCCCAAGCCCCGCCTGAGAGTCCCCTCTCACCCCTGGGTGTCTGACGAGTCCGGAGTACTCAGCCTCTGGAGGGGCCGTGACCCGAAGCTCTGCCTCGTAGGCGCCACCCTCACCCACATTCTGGGCATGGAAAGTGAGGTTCAGGGAGTTCTTGTCGCCCAGGTACACGTGGTTCTGATCCCTGGAGGGGACACACAAGGTCAGGGTCCTTGCGGGAATGAATCCCTTAACCAGGACGATGGGCCATGAGCATCATAATATAGTAACACTAGATACCATTCACTGAGTCCCGACACTATGGCAGGCACTGTGCTTGATgctttttttcgctttttagggctacaccgcggcatatggaggttcccagggtaggggtcgaatcagaactgcaaccgccagcctacaccatagccacaaccataccagatccttaaccccctgagtgaggccagggatcgaacccgcatccttgcggatcctagtcaggttcatagcccgctgagccacaagggaaactccttgATGCTTTATATagatcatttcatttcatcttccaAAAAGCCAGAGGCATAGATGCTGTCCTTCCCACTATCTGGATGAAGAAGCTGACGCTCAGCGAAGCTGAGTCATTTCCCAAGGTCAGGAGGTGAGCGAATACGTCCCTATTCTACTTTTTCATGTGCCAGGTGCCTCCAAGCTCCACGTGTCCTGTTATGAGACTTTGGCATCTGGAATCCTGCAGCTGGACGTCAGCCTTCACTTACCCAAACACTTCCAGCTGCAGGTCTGGCACACAGATATTGTCTTCTCCGCAGtccagcaggatctgagcctgggGAGCAGGGCAGCCTTGAGGGGGGGTTGTGACCCCCTCCTGAGCTGTCGCCTCCCCCCTCCAGGGCCCCGcccccaggagcccaggccccTCTCCCCTGAGCCGGCGTCCCCACCCTGTCCTCACCTTGTCCTCTATGCGGCTCTTGCTCTGGTAATGTAGGACAGGCCGGAGGCCGTGGCTGTCCACAGGGGCTTGGGGGTCCAGGGAGAAGTTGAGAGCGATGTGAATTGGAGACAGTTTGTCTCGGAACTCTGACTCGTTCTGGGGCCAGGAGAGAGGGTTCAGAGTCAAGGGACACTGGGGACGTGGTGGCTCTGTTCCTCACCCTCTCACATCTCCCTTCGTCCCCCCAGGGCCCTCCAGAATTCAGGTGGCCAAACTCCACCTGAATGCTCATTGCTTCAGAGGCAGCCTGGTTCCCAGGGCCTCTGATGGAAAGGTCCCCTTCCCCTGCAAAGTCCCAAGCCCTTCACTGGAATCTCCCAGTCTCTTTCCCTTCAGGCGGGACCCCTGGTTCTATGTGGCCACCCTGCCCTCGGGGCCATACCCTGAGGTAGATCTTCATCTCTCTGCAGTCCTCCCGAGCCCCGTTCTGGATGAGCAGGGTCTGGGTCAGGGTGGCCTGTCGGGAGGCCAGGAACAGCACCCGCCGCACTCCTCCCTTCTGCTTCTGCCAGTCCAGCTGGAGCTCCACCGTGAAGCCTGCAGCCAGGTGCACATGTTAAGGAGGAGCTGCCTCTCCCTCCCAATCTACCCAGAGAGAAAAGAGGTCCCCGGGCGCCCCGCCCTGCCATTGCCTGTCCCAAGGCCCTGAGAGGGTCACGCAATCTCCCTCACCGATGGAGTCAGGAACGTGTTTTCCAGAAGCGTTGAGGCAGAAGCTGAGGTTGATGCTGGAGGAAGACCCAAAGGAAAGCTGGTGGGTCCAGCTGGAACAGGTACCCtggcctccacctgcctcccGGATAGACTCAGACTAGGACAGCCCCACTTGTCCCCTTCCACAGACCCGGTCTCCCTGCCCACTCCGGGCACAGATGAGGTACCCCAGACACCATTCCGCCATCGCCTGCCCTGCTCACCAAGCCACAGGGTTCCCCTCCAGGTTGCAGCTGCGCTCCTCTGGGTTGAACATGGCGGGAAAAATGCTGAGGGAGGCACTGGCAGACACGATGGGGCGACCTCTGCCAAGAGCGGACATGGGGTCAAAGAACTAAGACTCCCTGGAAACCTGAGCACAGGAAGCTGATGCCCAAGCCCCTGGATCCCGGTTTGTACACGTCCCCAAACTCGGCCCTCTTGAGAAATCCTCCAGTTCCCACTTCTCCCGGGTGGCCCCCTGCCCTTCATACCTGTACACCACAGCCTTGTCCACACCAAAGGACCCCACAATCAGATCTGCAAGAAGTCAAGAAACTACCCCTTACAGCAAGTCCCAAATCAGGATCATCCCCTCCTAACCCCTTCTAGTTTCATTGTTCAAGGAAGCTGGCGTGAGAGGACCGCGCCACCTGGTGGCAATACCCTAGAAGTGCACCC
Above is a window of Sus scrofa isolate TJ Tabasco breed Duroc chromosome 5, Sscrofa11.1, whole genome shotgun sequence DNA encoding:
- the ITGA5 gene encoding integrin alpha-5, translating into MGSRTPGSPLQAVQLRWGPRRRSRLLPLLPPPLLLLLLLPPPLRVGGFNLDAEAPAVLSGPPGSFFGFSVEFYRPGTDGVSVLVGAPKANTSQPGVLQGGAVYLCPWATSPAPCTPIEFDSKGSRILESSPSSLEGDEPVEYKSLQWFGATVRAHGSSILACAPLYSWRTEKEPLNDPVGTCYLSTDNFTRILEYAPCRSDFSSAAGQGYCQGGFSAEFTKTGRVVLGGPGSYFWQGQILSATQEQISESYYPEYLINPVQGQLQTRQASSIYDDSYLGYSVAVGEFSGDDTEDFVAGVPKGNLTYGYVTILNGSDIRSLYNFSGEQMASYFGYAVAATDINGDGLDDLLVGAPLLMERTADGRPQEVGRVYIYLQSPAGMEPAPARTLTGHDEFGRFGSSLTPLGDLDQDGYNDVAIGATFGGENRQGAVFIFPGGPEGLASKPSQVLQPLWAAGHTPDFFGSALRGGRDLDGNGYPDLIVGSFGVDKAVVYRGRPIVSASASLSIFPAMFNPEERSCNLEGNPVACINLSFCLNASGKHVPDSIGFTVELQLDWQKQKGGVRRVLFLASRQATLTQTLLIQNGAREDCREMKIYLRNESEFRDKLSPIHIALNFSLDPQAPVDSHGLRPVLHYQSKSRIEDKAQILLDCGEDNICVPDLQLEVFGDQNHVYLGDKNSLNLTFHAQNVGEGGAYEAELRVTAPPEAEYSGLVRHPGNFSSLSCDYFAVNQSRLLVCDLGNPMKAGASLWSGLRFTVPHLRDTKKTIQFDFQILSKNLNNSQSEVVSFRLSVEAQAQVSLNGVSKPEAVIFPVSDWHPRDPPQEEEDVGPAVHHVYELINLGPSSISRGVLELSCPQALEGRQLLYVTRVTGLSNCTTSHPLNPQGLELDPESPQHHRLQRRDAASRSPASSGPQILKCPEAECFRLRCELGPLHRQESRSLQLHFRVWAKTFLQREHQPFSLQCEAVYQALKMPYRILPRQLPQKELQVATAVQWIKAEGSHGVPLWIIILAILVGLLLLGLLIYILYKLGFFKRSLPYGTAMEKAQLKPPATSDA